DNA from Paratractidigestivibacter faecalis:
GCATCAATGTCGCGCTGCTCGTTGCGGTCCCGGGCTTCCTCTATGTCGCCTGGTATGGCCTGTTTGGCTGCAAGATTGGTCTGGAAAGGAAGTAGCTCAACATGTCTGATCTCAAGGTTATCGATTCCCACTTCCACGTGTGGAACCTCGACACCCAGAACCTTCCCTGGCTTGACGGCACCGACGGCACCATCACGCACACCTACAAGGTGGAGGACCTCGAGGCCGAGTATGCCCGCCAGGCTGGCGTGGAGTTCGTCGGCGGCGTGTACGTCGAGGTAGACTGCGCCGACCACGAGGCCGAGGACAAGATTGCCTTCGATCTCAAGGCTGCCCACCCCAAGATGCTCGCCTGCATGCTCCGCAGCGACGTCTCTCCGTGGATGCGCGTTCCCGCGTTTGCCGCCGGCATTCGCGAGCCGCTCCACATCGACTCCGAGCCCCGTGGCCGTTGCCTCGAGCCCAGCTTCGTCGAGGGCCTTCACGCGCTGGCTGCCAAGGGCCTGCCGTTTGAGTCCTGCAACCGCGTGAACGAGCTCGAGGACGCCTACGAGGCATTCGCCCAGGCGCCCGAGGAGACCGTCATCCTGAACCACCTCGGCAACGTCGAGGCGCTCACGCCGGAGTGGTGCGCGGTCATGAAGAAGTTCGCGACCCTGCCGAACCTCTACGTGAAGGTCTCTGGCTTCCCCACGGCCGACAAGCAGTTCGTCTCCGAGCTGCTCAAGTTCACGCGCGACACGTTCGATCCCAAGAAGCTCCTGTATGCGTCCAACTGGCCTGTCGTGAAGCTCTATAGCTCCTTCGACGAGCACTTCCAGACGCTGCGCGACGCGTTTGGCGACGACGAGGACTTCTTCATGAACAACGCTGTTCGTGCGTACGGTCTTAAGACTAAGTAACTTATTTCTGATTTACGGGGCTTGCCCCAGAAA
Protein-coding regions in this window:
- a CDS encoding amidohydrolase family protein, which gives rise to MSDLKVIDSHFHVWNLDTQNLPWLDGTDGTITHTYKVEDLEAEYARQAGVEFVGGVYVEVDCADHEAEDKIAFDLKAAHPKMLACMLRSDVSPWMRVPAFAAGIREPLHIDSEPRGRCLEPSFVEGLHALAAKGLPFESCNRVNELEDAYEAFAQAPEETVILNHLGNVEALTPEWCAVMKKFATLPNLYVKVSGFPTADKQFVSELLKFTRDTFDPKKLLYASNWPVVKLYSSFDEHFQTLRDAFGDDEDFFMNNAVRAYGLKTK